Proteins co-encoded in one Alcanivorax sp. genomic window:
- a CDS encoding N-methyl-D-aspartate receptor NMDAR2C subunit encodes MTTESTLQQRWHTNVAPLLGEPDATWQQLATLYSEPHRHYHTLDHVAACLTWLDRYRHLADDPLTIELALWAHDVTYDPRASDNEVRSADWFAEHFEDSTLTKKQKDRVHALILATIHPHPPTDRGMALLQDIDLSILGAEAELYDCYEGWIRQEYAFVPEEAFRKGRGAVLKSFLDQGVIYHTVELREKLELAARDNLNRALKKLRS; translated from the coding sequence ATGACCACCGAATCCACACTACAACAGCGATGGCACACCAACGTTGCCCCGCTACTAGGCGAGCCAGATGCCACCTGGCAACAACTGGCCACCCTCTACAGCGAACCCCATCGCCACTACCACACCCTGGATCACGTGGCCGCCTGCCTGACATGGCTGGACCGCTACCGCCACCTTGCCGATGATCCGCTGACAATTGAATTAGCCCTCTGGGCTCACGACGTGACCTACGATCCCCGCGCCAGCGACAACGAAGTCCGCAGCGCCGACTGGTTCGCTGAGCATTTCGAAGACAGCACACTCACAAAGAAACAGAAAGATCGCGTCCACGCACTCATCCTCGCCACCATCCACCCGCACCCACCCACCGATAGGGGCATGGCGCTGCTGCAGGATATTGATCTGAGTATTCTCGGGGCGGAGGCAGAACTGTATGACTGCTATGAAGGATGGATTCGGCAGGAGTATGCCTTTGTGCCGGAGGAAGCGTTCCGGAAAGGGCGGGGTGCGGTGTTAAAAAGTTTTCTGGATCAGGGGGTGATTTATCACACGGTAGAGTTGAGAGAGAAACTGGAGTTGGCAGCCAGAGACAACCTCAATCGCGCACTAAAGAAACTGCGCAGCTAA